The following proteins come from a genomic window of Melospiza georgiana isolate bMelGeo1 chromosome 3, bMelGeo1.pri, whole genome shotgun sequence:
- the GJA1 gene encoding gap junction alpha-1 protein, with product MGDWSALGKLLDKVQAYSTAGGKVWLSVLFIFRILLLGTAVESAWGDEQSAFRCNTQQPGCENVCYDKSFPISHVRFWVLQIIFVSVPTLLYLAHVFYVMRKEEKLNKREEELKVVANDGVNVDMHLKQIEIKKFKYGIEEHGKVKMRGGLLRTYIISILFKSVFEVAFLLIQWYIYGFSLNAIYTCERDPCPHRVDCFLSRPTEKTIFILFMLVVSLVSLALNIIELFYVFFKGVKDRVKGKTDPYSHSGAMSPSKDCGSPKYAYYNGCSSPTAPLSPMSPPGYKLVTGDRNNSSCRNYNKQASEQNWANYSAEQNRMGQAGSTISNSHAQPFDFSDEHQNTKKLASGHELQPLTIVDQRPPSRASSRASSRPRPDDLEI from the coding sequence ATGGGTGATTGGAGTGCCTTGGGAAAACTTCTTGACAAAGTTCAAGCCTATTCTACTGCAGGAGGGAAAGTGTGGCTGTCTGTCCTCTTCATTTTCCGAATCTTGCTATTGGGAACAGCAGTTGAATCTGCTTGGGGAGATGAACAGTCTGCATTCCGGTGTAACACTCAGCAGCCTGGTTGCGAGAACGTCTGCTATGACAAGTCCTTTCCCATCTCCCATGTACGCTTTTGGGTTCTGCAGATCATATTTGTGTCTGTACCTACACTTTTGTACCTGGCACATGTGTTCTACGTAATGAGGAAAGAAGAGAAGCTAAACAAAAGAGAAGAAGAGCTAAAAGTAGTGGCAAATGATGGTGTGAATGTGGATATGCATCTCAAGCAAATAGAAATTAAGAAATTCAAGTATGGGATCGAAGAGCATGGCAAAGTGAAGATGCGTGGGGGACTGCTCCGTACTTATATCATCAGCATCCTGTTTAAATCTGTCTTCGAGGTGGCTTTCTTGCTGATACAGTGGTACATTTACGGGTTTAGCCTGAATGCCATCTACACCTGTGAGCGAGACCCATGCCCACACAGAGTGGACTGTTTCCTCTCCCGTCCAACCGAGAAAACCATCTTCATCCTCTTCATGCTGGTGGTGTCCTTGGTGTCTCTTGCCTTGAACATCATTGAGCTTTTTTACGTGTTCTTCAAGGGTGTCAAGGATCGTGTGAAAGGGAAAACCGACCCCTACTCCCACAGCGGTGCCATGAGCCCTTCCAAGGACTGTGGCTCCCCCAAATACGCTTATTACAATGGCTGCTCATCACCGACCGCCCCCTTGTCTCCCATGTCTCCCCCAGGGTACAAGCTTGTTACTGGAGACAGGAACAACTCCTCCTGTCGTAACTACAATAAGCAAGCCAGCGAGCAAAACTGGGCCAACTACAGCGCGGAGCAGAACAGAATggggcaggctggcagcaccaTCTCCAACTCGCACGCCCAGCCCTTCGACTTCTCCGATGAGCACCAGAACACGAAAAAACTGGCGTCAGGACatgagctgcagcccctcaccATTGTGGACCAGaggcctcccagcagagccagcagccgAGCCAGCAGCAGGCCTCGACCTGACGACCTGGAGATCTAA